The following are encoded in a window of Salinigranum halophilum genomic DNA:
- a CDS encoding DUF7504 family protein has product MREERDATRPATSGGETVAAFRPGTNVLVRGPSLAGKRTLALGLLAALAGDERPVVVSATADAASIRRQFGTAGGAEMSDDCYVVDAVRSQFSGRVIRTDGGDRRTWYASSPNDLTGLGISTTRALSAVHAEGGRPRVVVDSLSTLLQYNSLERVYRFLHVMNSRVRAVDGVTIQVIHADAHTEREVATLAHLFDSVVDVTVGPDEDAVDVRTSRTRRSFSLSEFLSSVAGGRPTV; this is encoded by the coding sequence ATGAGAGAGGAACGAGACGCGACCCGGCCGGCGACGTCGGGTGGCGAGACAGTGGCGGCGTTTCGGCCGGGAACGAACGTGCTGGTCCGCGGCCCGTCGCTCGCGGGGAAACGCACACTCGCGCTCGGACTGCTCGCGGCGCTCGCGGGCGACGAGCGGCCCGTCGTGGTCTCCGCCACCGCCGACGCGGCGAGCATCCGGCGACAGTTCGGGACGGCGGGTGGTGCCGAGATGAGCGACGACTGTTACGTGGTCGACGCGGTGCGCTCACAGTTCTCCGGGAGGGTGATTCGGACGGACGGCGGCGACAGACGGACCTGGTACGCCTCGTCGCCGAACGACCTGACCGGCCTGGGAATCTCGACGACGCGCGCGCTCTCGGCCGTCCACGCCGAGGGGGGACGCCCCCGAGTCGTCGTCGACAGCCTCTCGACGCTCCTGCAGTACAACAGCCTCGAGCGCGTCTACCGGTTCCTGCACGTCATGAACAGCCGGGTGCGAGCCGTCGACGGCGTCACCATCCAGGTCATCCACGCCGACGCCCACACCGAACGGGAGGTAGCGACCCTCGCGCACCTGTTCGACAGCGTGGTCGACGTGACGGTGGGTCCCGACGAGGACGCGGTCGACGTCCGGACGAGCAGGACGCGGCGCTCGTTCTCGCTGTCGGAGTTTCTCTCGTCGGTCGCCGGGGGCCGTCCGACGGTCTGA
- a CDS encoding aldehyde ferredoxin oxidoreductase family protein — MRAVDAGGCGGQRGTEPVTDALPPVYGGEVLHVHLDTGAVETEPIAPADARRFLGGNGLVAKAVADHVPPAADPFDPENVVAFGVGPLNATPFQSTSRGVVGFVSPMTNGFFDSTFGGTFPRAQKTTGFELVVLHGRAPDSSYVVVSEDGARIEPADDLVGRDTYETCSAVRDLEGVGHDTHVIATGPAGEHQVRYACLLHESKLREGVAGRGGAGAVLGSKNVKAVAIREGSFEPEIARNDDLRELTASRMAPLMQETTMLQNYGTAGLVNPINEMGKLGQRNNQTEQTDAATAEQVSGETLREAYVTEDTTCANCAVRCGKHVTVESEGVTDGKIPEFESLFGTATMQDVYDLPRVVKVNDLCDRLGMDTISFGVTVAFARECFEKGLLSETDSPHLAFGDADGLVELTRQTAHREGFGDRLADGSFALARDLGGEADKYLHGSKGLEFAAHSPRGLKGMSIGYATATRGGSHHDTRPTLQYGSEEPFTPENSPEFAARSQHFTALGDSLTQCRFVSEGGWGKTVNDRYRDVINHATGWSLSTGDVEAIGERVYNLERLINVSRGVASREADTLPHRVMHEPIPDGPSQGMYCPPEELERMLDDYYAFRGWDDDGAPTSETLDRLDLAEFAGLA; from the coding sequence GTGCGGGCAGTCGACGCCGGCGGCTGCGGTGGGCAACGGGGGACCGAGCCAGTGACAGACGCGCTGCCCCCCGTCTACGGTGGCGAGGTCCTCCACGTCCACCTCGACACCGGCGCGGTCGAGACCGAGCCCATCGCGCCCGCGGACGCCCGTCGCTTCCTCGGCGGGAACGGCCTCGTGGCCAAGGCCGTCGCCGACCACGTCCCTCCCGCGGCCGACCCCTTCGACCCCGAGAACGTCGTCGCCTTCGGCGTCGGCCCGCTGAACGCGACGCCGTTCCAGAGCACTTCCCGGGGTGTCGTCGGCTTCGTCTCGCCCATGACCAACGGCTTCTTCGACAGCACGTTCGGGGGCACCTTCCCTCGCGCGCAGAAGACGACCGGCTTCGAACTCGTCGTCCTGCACGGCCGTGCCCCCGACAGCTCCTACGTCGTCGTGAGCGAAGACGGCGCTCGCATCGAACCGGCGGACGACCTCGTCGGGCGAGACACCTACGAGACCTGTTCGGCGGTCCGCGACCTGGAGGGAGTGGGCCACGACACGCACGTCATCGCCACCGGCCCCGCCGGGGAGCACCAGGTCCGATACGCCTGCTTGCTCCACGAGTCGAAGCTCCGAGAAGGGGTCGCCGGGCGCGGGGGTGCCGGGGCCGTGCTGGGCTCGAAGAACGTCAAAGCCGTCGCAATCCGGGAGGGCTCGTTCGAGCCGGAGATCGCTCGGAACGACGACCTCCGCGAACTGACGGCGAGCCGCATGGCCCCGCTCATGCAGGAGACGACGATGCTCCAGAACTACGGGACCGCCGGGCTGGTGAACCCCATCAACGAGATGGGGAAGCTCGGCCAGCGGAACAATCAGACCGAGCAGACCGACGCCGCCACGGCGGAGCAGGTGAGCGGTGAGACCCTCCGCGAGGCGTACGTCACCGAGGACACCACGTGTGCGAACTGCGCCGTCCGCTGCGGGAAACACGTCACCGTCGAGTCCGAGGGCGTCACCGACGGGAAGATACCCGAGTTCGAGAGCCTCTTCGGGACCGCAACGATGCAGGACGTCTACGACCTCCCCCGGGTGGTGAAGGTCAACGACCTCTGTGACCGCCTCGGCATGGACACCATCAGTTTCGGCGTCACCGTCGCGTTCGCCCGCGAGTGCTTCGAGAAGGGACTCCTCTCGGAGACGGATTCGCCACACCTCGCGTTCGGGGACGCGGACGGGCTCGTCGAGTTGACGCGCCAGACCGCCCACCGGGAGGGGTTCGGCGACCGACTCGCGGACGGGTCGTTCGCGCTCGCGCGGGACCTCGGCGGGGAGGCCGACAAGTACCTCCACGGCTCGAAGGGGCTCGAGTTCGCCGCCCACTCCCCGCGGGGGCTGAAGGGGATGAGCATCGGCTACGCGACAGCCACCCGCGGCGGCTCACACCACGACACCCGCCCCACGCTACAGTACGGGAGTGAGGAGCCGTTCACGCCCGAGAACTCCCCCGAGTTCGCGGCGCGCTCACAGCACTTCACCGCGCTGGGCGACTCGCTCACCCAGTGTCGGTTCGTGAGCGAGGGCGGGTGGGGGAAGACGGTGAACGACCGCTACCGCGACGTCATCAACCACGCGACCGGCTGGTCGCTCTCCACGGGAGACGTCGAAGCCATCGGCGAACGCGTCTACAACCTCGAACGACTCATCAACGTCTCCCGCGGGGTCGCGAGCCGCGAGGCGGACACCCTCCCCCACCGCGTGATGCACGAGCCCATCCCCGACGGACCCTCCCAGGGGATGTACTGCCCGCCCGAGGAACTGGAGCGGATGCTCGACGACTACTACGCGTTCCGCGGGTGGGACGACGACGGCGCTCCGACTTCCGAGACGCTCGACCGACTCGACCTCGCCGAGTTCGCCGGACTCGCCTGA
- a CDS encoding urease subunit beta, giving the protein MDEQRLIPGEVDPGEGSIVINEGRETATVDVANTGDRPIQVGSHFHFFEANRALSFAREEAFGMRLDIPAGTAVRFEPGEETEVDLVAFGGKRRVSGLNNLTNGATSKGAPADALERARDGGFEGA; this is encoded by the coding sequence ATGGACGAACAGAGACTCATCCCCGGCGAGGTCGACCCCGGCGAGGGGAGCATCGTCATCAACGAGGGGCGCGAGACCGCGACCGTCGACGTCGCCAACACGGGCGACCGCCCCATCCAGGTCGGCTCGCACTTTCACTTCTTCGAGGCGAACCGGGCACTGTCGTTCGCGCGCGAGGAGGCGTTCGGCATGCGACTCGACATCCCGGCCGGGACGGCGGTGCGGTTCGAACCCGGCGAAGAGACCGAGGTCGACCTCGTCGCGTTCGGCGGGAAACGCCGCGTGAGCGGGCTGAACAACCTGACGAACGGGGCGACGAGCAAGGGCGCGCCGGCGGACGCGCTCGAGCGGGCCCGCGACGGCGGTTTCGAGGGGGCATAA
- the ureC gene encoding urease subunit alpha produces the protein MARELSKKQYTDLYGPTEGSRVRLGDTSLVAEVEADLGTPGDEAVFGGGKTLRDGMGMAPGVTAEEGALDWVLTNATVIDPVVGIVKGDIGIKDGVIAGIGKSGNPNTMDGVDPELVVGPSTDVYPAEGLIATAGALDIHVHFNSAQLAEHALASGITTMLGGGYGGGATTVTTGPVNIERFLQAAEAWPINVGFYGKGNSSGKPGLYEQVEAGAVGLKLHEDWGSTPAVIDTCLEVADEMDVQTCIHTDTLNEAGFVEDTFDAIDGRTMHMFHIEGAGGGHAPDILELVGEPNALPSSTNPSMPFTTNTFDEHLDMVMVCHHLNPDVPEDVSFAESRIRHETLAAEDVLHDMGAVSMMTTDSQAMGRMAELVCRTWQTADKMKKQRGPLPGDEGSENDNERILRYIAKYTINPAITAGIDDYVGSLERGKLADVCLWDPAFFGIKPDLVMKGGFPALSKMGEANGSLMTCEPMKQRPRAGAVGKAKNALSLAFVSQAGFDNDVGEQYGLTKEVVPIKGTRSLAKDSMVRNDYCPEGIAVDPETFEVTIDGEVITCEPAEEIPLAQRYTL, from the coding sequence GTGGCGCGCGAACTCTCGAAGAAGCAGTACACCGACCTGTACGGCCCCACCGAGGGAAGCCGAGTCCGCCTCGGCGACACGAGCCTCGTCGCCGAAGTCGAAGCCGACCTGGGGACGCCGGGTGACGAGGCGGTGTTCGGCGGGGGCAAGACGCTGAGGGATGGAATGGGGATGGCCCCGGGCGTCACCGCCGAGGAGGGCGCGCTCGACTGGGTGCTGACGAACGCGACGGTCATCGACCCCGTCGTGGGCATCGTCAAGGGCGACATCGGCATCAAGGACGGCGTCATCGCGGGCATCGGGAAGTCCGGCAACCCCAACACGATGGACGGCGTCGACCCCGAACTCGTGGTCGGCCCCTCGACCGACGTCTACCCCGCCGAGGGCCTCATCGCGACCGCGGGCGCGCTCGACATCCACGTCCACTTCAACAGCGCTCAGCTCGCAGAACACGCGCTCGCGTCGGGTATCACGACGATGCTCGGCGGCGGTTACGGCGGCGGCGCGACGACGGTGACGACCGGTCCGGTGAACATCGAGCGGTTCCTCCAGGCCGCCGAGGCGTGGCCCATCAACGTCGGTTTTTATGGAAAAGGCAACTCCTCGGGGAAGCCGGGGCTGTACGAGCAGGTCGAAGCCGGAGCGGTCGGCCTCAAACTCCACGAAGACTGGGGCTCGACGCCGGCGGTCATCGACACCTGTCTCGAGGTGGCCGACGAGATGGACGTCCAGACGTGTATCCACACGGACACGCTGAACGAGGCGGGCTTCGTCGAGGACACCTTCGACGCCATCGACGGCCGGACGATGCACATGTTCCACATCGAGGGCGCGGGTGGTGGCCACGCCCCTGACATCCTCGAACTCGTCGGTGAACCTAACGCCCTGCCGTCGTCGACGAACCCCTCGATGCCCTTCACGACCAACACGTTCGACGAGCACCTCGACATGGTGATGGTGTGTCACCACCTCAACCCCGACGTCCCCGAGGACGTCTCCTTCGCCGAGTCCAGAATCCGCCACGAGACGCTCGCCGCCGAGGACGTCCTCCACGACATGGGTGCGGTGAGCATGATGACCACCGACTCGCAGGCGATGGGCCGGATGGCCGAACTCGTCTGTCGGACGTGGCAAACAGCGGATAAAATGAAGAAACAGCGGGGACCGCTCCCCGGCGACGAAGGCTCCGAAAACGACAACGAACGCATCCTCCGGTACATCGCGAAGTACACCATCAACCCCGCCATCACGGCTGGCATCGACGACTACGTCGGCTCGCTTGAGAGAGGCAAGCTCGCGGACGTCTGTCTGTGGGACCCCGCGTTCTTCGGTATCAAGCCAGACCTCGTGATGAAAGGGGGCTTCCCCGCGCTGTCGAAGATGGGTGAAGCGAACGGCTCGTTGATGACCTGCGAGCCGATGAAACAGCGGCCGCGTGCGGGGGCTGTCGGCAAGGCCAAGAACGCCCTCAGCCTGGCGTTCGTCTCGCAAGCAGGGTTCGACAACGACGTCGGCGAACAGTACGGTCTCACGAAGGAGGTAGTCCCCATCAAAGGGACCCGGAGCCTCGCGAAGGACAGCATGGTCCGCAACGACTACTGCCCCGAGGGTATCGCCGTCGACCCCGAGACGTTCGAGGTGACCATCGACGGCGAGGTCATCACCTGTGAGCCCGCCGAGGAGATTCCCCTGGCACAGCGGTACACGCTCTGA
- a CDS encoding urease subunit gamma, whose amino-acid sequence MQLTPKDEERLTVFMAAELARRRKERGLKLNHPEAVAYISDWVFERGRDGKAVADIRAEATELLSREDVMEGVPEMIDMIQVEPTFPDGTKLVTIHDPIRRDEPLEVGE is encoded by the coding sequence ATGCAACTCACCCCCAAAGACGAAGAACGACTGACCGTGTTCATGGCCGCAGAGCTCGCCCGCCGCCGCAAGGAGCGCGGGCTGAAACTCAATCACCCCGAGGCAGTGGCGTACATCTCCGACTGGGTGTTCGAGCGGGGCCGCGACGGTAAGGCGGTCGCGGACATCCGCGCGGAGGCGACCGAACTGCTCTCCCGCGAGGACGTGATGGAGGGCGTCCCCGAGATGATCGACATGATCCAGGTCGAGCCCACCTTCCCCGACGGGACGAAGCTCGTCACCATCCACGACCCCATCAGAAGAGACGAACCGCTGGAGGTGGGCGAGTGA
- the ureG gene encoding urease accessory protein UreG — protein MSRTEGESEDTNRPRTYRDVPVVGIGGPVGSGKTSLIERLVPHLKTDDRTVGLIANDILTQEDAMVLKEAFAGEIPDDLVQGVETGACPHTGIREDPTMNLDKVTEYAQNYPELDLVLLESGGDNLAATFNPELADYFIYVISVAEGDDIPRKRGPGVVDCDLLVINKTDLAPHVGADLDVMQRDTEDVRGERPYVLTNCKEETGIEAVAAHIEREVLFA, from the coding sequence GTGAGCCGCACCGAGGGCGAGAGTGAGGACACGAATCGCCCGCGGACCTATCGGGACGTTCCCGTCGTCGGCATCGGCGGGCCGGTCGGTTCGGGGAAGACCTCACTCATCGAGCGTCTCGTTCCGCACCTCAAGACGGACGACCGGACCGTCGGCCTCATCGCCAACGACATCCTCACCCAGGAGGACGCGATGGTGCTGAAGGAGGCGTTCGCGGGCGAGATTCCCGACGACCTCGTGCAGGGCGTCGAGACCGGCGCGTGCCCCCACACGGGAATCAGAGAGGACCCGACGATGAACCTCGACAAGGTGACCGAGTACGCCCAGAACTACCCGGAACTGGACCTCGTGCTCCTCGAATCGGGCGGCGACAACCTCGCGGCGACGTTCAACCCCGAACTCGCCGACTACTTCATCTACGTCATCTCCGTCGCCGAAGGCGACGACATCCCCCGCAAGCGCGGCCCGGGCGTCGTCGACTGTGACCTCCTCGTCATCAACAAGACCGACCTCGCCCCACACGTGGGCGCGGACCTCGACGTGATGCAGCGCGACACCGAAGACGTGAGAGGAGAACGGCCGTACGTCCTCACCAACTGCAAGGAGGAGACGGGCATCGAAGCGGTCGCCGCACACATCGAACGGGAGGTGCTGTTCGCGTAG
- a CDS encoding urease accessory protein UreD, whose product MATSTSTEGPPPEFRSYAAESLAQSPAGAVGKGGTLDLRFARGSDGQSRLVYDRATVPFHLTGGLYHDEAMPDIASAYVQDPTGGIAQGDRYESTIEVEAGAYAHVSTGSATKVLRMERNYGASTTEIAVGEGGYLEYLPEPTILHEDARFWQQVDIDLAPDAAVLFADVVVPGRLARDELFAFERLHTSVEAQRDGETLFADAVRLEGGDHLCGPGLFGEFRVVGTFYVVAPGYDDVAELADDLHECVQSDGDEADPSAVGGASVLPRESGVVVRVLGDRSSDATARFYRVWDRAREALVGAGAPDTRKF is encoded by the coding sequence ATGGCGACGTCGACGAGCACCGAGGGCCCGCCGCCGGAGTTCCGGTCGTACGCGGCGGAGTCGCTCGCACAGTCGCCCGCGGGTGCCGTCGGGAAAGGCGGAACGCTCGACCTCCGCTTCGCCCGGGGGAGCGACGGCCAGTCGCGGCTGGTGTACGACCGCGCGACGGTTCCCTTCCACCTCACCGGGGGGCTGTACCACGACGAGGCGATGCCCGACATCGCCTCCGCGTACGTCCAGGACCCGACGGGCGGTATCGCACAGGGCGACCGGTACGAGTCGACCATCGAGGTCGAAGCCGGCGCGTACGCGCACGTCTCGACCGGGAGCGCGACGAAGGTCCTCCGGATGGAGCGCAACTACGGAGCCTCGACGACGGAAATCGCAGTCGGCGAGGGTGGTTACCTCGAGTACCTGCCCGAGCCGACCATCCTCCACGAGGACGCACGCTTCTGGCAGCAGGTCGACATCGACCTCGCACCCGACGCGGCGGTGTTGTTCGCGGACGTCGTCGTCCCGGGTCGACTCGCTCGCGACGAACTGTTCGCGTTCGAGCGCCTGCACACGAGCGTCGAGGCACAGCGCGACGGCGAGACCCTGTTCGCCGACGCGGTCCGACTCGAGGGCGGAGACCACCTGTGCGGGCCGGGGCTGTTCGGCGAGTTCAGAGTGGTCGGGACGTTCTACGTCGTCGCGCCCGGGTACGACGACGTCGCCGAACTGGCGGACGACCTCCACGAGTGCGTCCAGTCCGACGGGGACGAGGCGGACCCATCGGCCGTCGGCGGCGCGTCGGTCCTTCCGCGGGAGTCTGGCGTCGTCGTCCGCGTGCTCGGGGACCGCTCGAGCGACGCGACGGCGCGGTTTTACCGGGTGTGGGACCGGGCCCGAGAAGCGCTCGTCGGGGCCGGCGCGCCGGACACGAGGAAGTTCTGA
- a CDS encoding urease accessory protein UreE, whose protein sequence is MRVAHGPVEAEGTADAGRIVVDETQRRRSRFRTRTSADEEVGVVVDGARVLSAGDVLETDDGERFVVELEAVEALVVSFAGRSDPASMVVAGHAVGNRHWDLVAHDGRVYVPTGGDAEGRIEFLEPYLPADAQVRVDAVEPSLFDESETGHGGGASGHSHADPGHSHDHDHADHDHGHTHGDTTTMTRDRLRSMTRETTDE, encoded by the coding sequence ATGCGCGTCGCACACGGTCCCGTCGAGGCCGAGGGGACGGCGGACGCGGGGCGCATCGTCGTCGACGAGACGCAGCGGCGGCGCTCGCGGTTCCGAACCCGGACGAGCGCCGACGAGGAGGTCGGCGTCGTCGTCGACGGTGCGCGGGTGCTGTCGGCCGGCGACGTCCTCGAGACCGATGACGGCGAGCGGTTCGTCGTCGAGCTGGAGGCCGTCGAGGCGCTCGTCGTTTCGTTCGCGGGCAGGTCCGACCCCGCATCGATGGTCGTCGCCGGGCACGCTGTCGGCAACCGTCACTGGGACCTCGTCGCCCACGACGGGCGGGTGTACGTCCCCACGGGCGGCGACGCCGAGGGACGAATCGAGTTCCTCGAACCGTACCTGCCGGCGGACGCGCAGGTGCGCGTCGACGCCGTCGAACCGTCGCTGTTCGACGAGAGCGAGACGGGCCACGGCGGCGGAGCGAGCGGGCATAGTCACGCGGACCCCGGTCACTCACACGACCACGACCACGCGGACCACGACCACGGACACACGCACGGAGACACCACCACGATGACGCGCGACAGACTCAGGAGCATGACGAGAGAGACGACAGATGAGTGA